The following coding sequences lie in one Halomonas sp. 'Soap Lake #6' genomic window:
- a CDS encoding LysE family translocator, producing MLQINLIDSQFIPFLIAITLLSVSPGVDTLLVIRNTARGGVRDGVVTSVAICCGLFVHATISALGISLILLQSAWAFHLLKLAGAAYLIWLGVASLLAARRGTALPVQSVLQSASPVPIWQPVKEGLLSNVLNPKTVVFYMAFLPQFIAPSDPALLKSLWLACVHFVIANIWQISVVLMVGGATKWLSSARFAQTLNAATGAVLVMFGVRLAMEQRPV from the coding sequence ATGCTGCAAATCAACCTTATTGATAGTCAATTCATTCCCTTCCTGATCGCTATTACGCTGCTTTCGGTAAGCCCAGGCGTTGACACGCTACTAGTAATACGCAATACCGCTCGTGGGGGTGTTCGTGATGGGGTGGTGACGAGCGTGGCAATTTGCTGTGGACTGTTTGTGCATGCCACGATATCTGCATTAGGTATTTCTCTGATTTTGCTACAGTCGGCGTGGGCGTTTCATCTGCTTAAGCTTGCCGGGGCGGCTTATCTGATTTGGCTTGGGGTCGCTAGTCTGTTAGCGGCTCGCCGTGGTACAGCCTTGCCGGTCCAGAGTGTACTGCAATCCGCATCGCCAGTGCCTATCTGGCAGCCGGTGAAAGAAGGGTTACTTTCCAACGTGCTGAATCCTAAAACGGTGGTGTTTTATATGGCATTTTTGCCGCAGTTTATTGCACCATCCGATCCTGCCTTGTTGAAGTCGCTATGGCTTGCCTGTGTTCATTTTGTGATTGCTAATATCTGGCAAATCAGCGTTGTGCTAATGGTTGGGGGGGCAACTAAATGGTTGTCCAGTGCACGTTTTGCGCAAACATTAAATGCTGCTACTGGGGCTGTGTTGGTGATGTTTGGTGTGCGCTTGGCCATGGAGCAGCGCCCGGTATAA
- a CDS encoding transglycosylase SLT domain-containing protein, giving the protein MQASPFRSTLRSLCTAVLVGLPVVSWAASDAAMRDALEAARQQQWQQIDERAIEGHVLSGYVEYHRLRNQLPNLSSNQVQRFIDQYADSPLSEWLRGQAIANYGYAGRFGDLLTIANGEPTGTARQCYYYTALLDREPQQAREAGLKLWRVGSSQPDACNTLFSRLRADGTINATAIWERKMLAWQAGEERLSSYLGGLLSGQWQTALDTVKLVNNNSRAITSAPACLGPECAASAAFYKAAMQRYTRENTPAAFAAWQEISPRLNLAPADRQPIEEELAFYALVRDVPGTTNWVDSVLPSLNSERVLELRVRRALAERQWTEVIHWVAEMPASQQASSRWQYWLARANEQLGNQDAAAARYRQAATDRSFYGFAAAERLNQPYQLNLERNHFDEASRQRTAQLPAVRRTEALLRIGEEGLANSEWLHAVKTSSPEQARALADYAAHQQWHARLVQTTIAGEMWDALDWRFPPAYRDSFLHWGRLTGVDPYMLMAITRRESAYNPVALSPAGARGLMQLMPGTATQVSRQLGINDPGPYGVLDPELNIRLGSTYLRDKLERYQGNRLAAAAAYNAGPGRVDQWLGSGVESFDLFVESIPFRETRDYVQAVLSYRVIFESLTNGGNSEGVRLLSDNEKMVRYDRALLARR; this is encoded by the coding sequence ATGCAGGCTTCGCCATTTCGTTCCACCCTACGCAGCCTTTGTACAGCTGTACTGGTAGGGCTACCGGTTGTTTCTTGGGCTGCTTCCGACGCCGCTATGCGCGATGCATTGGAAGCGGCGCGTCAGCAACAGTGGCAACAGATTGATGAACGTGCGATTGAGGGGCACGTCCTCAGTGGCTACGTTGAGTACCACCGTTTGCGCAACCAGTTACCCAATCTATCTTCGAACCAGGTGCAGCGGTTTATTGATCAATACGCAGACTCCCCGCTGTCGGAGTGGTTGCGAGGCCAAGCGATTGCCAACTATGGTTACGCGGGCCGTTTTGGCGATCTCCTGACAATTGCTAATGGGGAACCCACGGGCACCGCCCGCCAGTGCTATTACTATACAGCCTTATTGGACAGAGAACCCCAGCAAGCCAGAGAAGCAGGCCTTAAGCTGTGGCGGGTAGGCAGCTCTCAGCCTGATGCCTGTAATACTCTATTTAGCCGCCTAAGGGCTGATGGAACAATCAATGCCACAGCTATCTGGGAGCGCAAGATGCTCGCCTGGCAGGCGGGAGAGGAGCGTTTAAGCAGCTACCTAGGTGGGCTACTTAGCGGCCAATGGCAAACAGCCCTCGATACGGTTAAGTTGGTGAACAATAATAGCCGTGCCATTACCTCCGCACCGGCATGCCTTGGCCCGGAATGCGCAGCTTCTGCTGCCTTTTATAAAGCGGCCATGCAGCGCTACACCCGGGAAAACACACCCGCTGCGTTCGCCGCCTGGCAGGAAATCTCCCCCCGCCTTAACTTAGCGCCCGCCGACCGGCAGCCCATTGAAGAAGAGCTCGCCTTTTATGCCCTGGTGCGCGATGTGCCGGGTACCACAAACTGGGTAGACAGTGTACTGCCCAGCCTGAACAGCGAACGCGTACTGGAGCTCAGAGTTCGCCGCGCTCTGGCCGAACGTCAATGGACAGAGGTCATTCACTGGGTTGCAGAAATGCCCGCCAGCCAGCAAGCAAGCAGCCGCTGGCAGTATTGGCTGGCGCGAGCCAACGAACAGCTTGGCAATCAAGATGCTGCTGCAGCACGTTACCGCCAGGCAGCTACTGACCGTAGCTTTTATGGCTTTGCTGCTGCCGAACGGTTGAATCAACCCTACCAACTCAATTTAGAGCGTAACCACTTTGACGAGGCTTCCAGGCAGCGCACAGCCCAACTGCCGGCCGTTCGGCGAACAGAAGCCCTGCTACGCATAGGCGAAGAGGGCCTTGCAAACAGTGAATGGCTACATGCCGTGAAAACCAGCTCTCCTGAGCAGGCTCGTGCACTTGCTGACTATGCAGCCCACCAGCAATGGCATGCGCGTTTAGTACAAACTACTATTGCCGGAGAAATGTGGGATGCACTGGACTGGCGTTTCCCGCCAGCATATCGCGACAGCTTTTTACACTGGGGTCGCTTAACCGGCGTTGACCCCTACATGCTAATGGCGATTACCCGGCGTGAAAGCGCCTACAACCCCGTAGCCCTTTCCCCAGCGGGAGCTCGCGGACTAATGCAACTAATGCCAGGCACAGCCACCCAGGTGAGCCGTCAGTTAGGCATTAATGACCCAGGCCCCTATGGCGTACTGGACCCAGAGCTCAACATCCGCTTGGGAAGCACCTATTTACGCGATAAACTTGAGCGCTATCAGGGCAACAGACTAGCTGCAGCAGCGGCTTATAACGCAGGCCCAGGTAGAGTGGATCAGTGGCTAGGCAGCGGAGTTGAGTCGTTTGATTTATTTGTAGAGAGCATTCCTTTCCGCGAAACCCGAGACTATGTCCAAGCGGTACTGAGCTATCGCGTCATCTTTGAAAGTTTAACCAACGGTGGTAATAGCGAAGGGGTAAGGTTACTAAGCGACAACGAAAAAATGGTGCGCTACGATCGCGCCCTACTCGCTCGTCGTTAA
- a CDS encoding YkvA family protein — MAPLSTWWLLRRLKTRVWAVKRIGRALKLFAPMTRDVLRGDFRPVPWSAFGMMALALAYLVMPFDLIPDFLLIIGLVDDVIIVGWLLNRIDQRLADYRAWKHDHVDTSTSQHSAS, encoded by the coding sequence ATGGCCCCATTATCCACTTGGTGGTTATTACGTCGACTTAAAACTCGTGTATGGGCAGTAAAGCGCATTGGTCGTGCGCTAAAGCTGTTTGCACCCATGACACGAGATGTACTGCGTGGTGACTTCCGTCCGGTACCCTGGTCCGCATTTGGCATGATGGCATTAGCGCTCGCTTATCTAGTTATGCCTTTTGATCTTATTCCCGACTTTTTGCTAATTATAGGCTTGGTCGATGATGTAATAATCGTAGGTTGGTTGCTCAATCGAATTGATCAGCGTCTTGCTGACTACCGTGCTTGGAAGCATGATCACGTCGATACTTCCACTTCTCAGCATTCAGCTTCTTGA
- the htpG gene encoding molecular chaperone HtpG — protein sequence MTTATHEETLGFQTEVKQLLNLMIHSLYSNREIFLRELISNAADACDKLRYAALDNDALYEGDSELRIEIEHDRDANTITLRDNGIGMNREDVIANLGTIARSGTAEFLKQLSGEQQKDAKLIGQFGVGFYSGFIVADEVTVRTRKAGTAASEGVEWRSKGEGEFTVADIECEIHGTEITLHLKEDAKEFADDYRLQGLVRKYSDHIEVPVRMPKTETAKDEDGNEVEGSEVTTWETVNEATALWARPKSDVSDDEYKAFYKHVAHDFSDPLTWSHNKVEGKLDYTSLLYVPGRAPFDMFERDGARGVKLYVQRVFIMDDAEQFLPLYLRFIKGVLDTRDLSLNVSRELLQQDPKVDKIKGALTKRGLDMLKKLSKDSEQYQTFWNTFGSVLKEGPGEDFANREKIAGLLRFASTHTDTATQEHALADYVERMKEGQKKIYYVVADSFNAAKNSPHLEIFRKKGIEVLLLSDRIDEWLMSHLTEFDGKSFADVAKGELDLGDVEDEAEKKAQEETAKAKEDLVKRVKEALGDGVQEVKITHRLTDSPACVVLPEHEMGYQMRRIMEAAGQKMPEVKPILELNPEHALVARLENSEGDLFGQLAHILLDQAIIAEGGQLDDPAAYVKRLNSVLTA from the coding sequence ATGACAACTGCGACCCACGAAGAAACTCTTGGCTTTCAAACGGAAGTTAAGCAGCTCCTGAATCTGATGATTCACTCCCTGTACTCCAACCGGGAGATTTTTCTACGCGAGCTTATTTCCAACGCCGCCGACGCCTGCGATAAGTTGCGCTACGCTGCACTGGATAACGATGCGTTATACGAAGGCGATAGCGAACTACGTATCGAAATTGAGCACGACCGCGACGCTAACACCATTACGCTGCGCGATAATGGCATTGGCATGAACCGTGAAGACGTGATTGCCAATCTGGGCACCATTGCACGTTCGGGCACGGCAGAGTTCCTCAAGCAGCTTTCGGGTGAACAGCAAAAAGACGCCAAGCTGATTGGTCAGTTCGGTGTCGGCTTCTATTCGGGCTTTATCGTTGCTGATGAGGTGACGGTGCGCACTCGCAAAGCGGGTACAGCGGCCTCTGAAGGTGTTGAGTGGCGTTCCAAAGGTGAGGGTGAGTTCACGGTTGCTGATATTGAGTGCGAGATTCACGGTACCGAGATTACTCTGCATCTAAAAGAGGATGCTAAAGAGTTCGCTGACGACTACCGTCTACAGGGTCTGGTACGTAAGTATTCTGACCATATCGAAGTGCCGGTGCGCATGCCGAAAACCGAAACGGCGAAAGATGAAGACGGTAACGAGGTTGAAGGCAGCGAAGTCACGACCTGGGAAACCGTCAACGAAGCCACCGCACTATGGGCACGCCCGAAGAGTGATGTCTCCGACGACGAGTATAAGGCGTTCTATAAGCACGTTGCTCACGACTTCAGTGACCCGCTAACCTGGAGCCATAACAAGGTTGAAGGTAAGCTTGATTACACTAGCTTATTGTACGTTCCAGGCCGCGCGCCGTTTGATATGTTCGAGCGTGACGGTGCCCGTGGCGTCAAACTCTACGTTCAGCGCGTATTTATTATGGACGACGCCGAGCAGTTCCTGCCGCTTTACCTGCGCTTTATCAAAGGCGTACTGGATACCCGCGATCTATCGCTGAATGTTTCCCGTGAGCTGCTTCAGCAAGATCCTAAGGTTGATAAAATTAAGGGTGCGCTGACTAAGCGTGGGCTGGATATGCTTAAGAAGCTGTCCAAAGACAGCGAACAGTACCAAACCTTCTGGAATACCTTTGGTAGCGTGTTAAAAGAGGGGCCGGGTGAAGATTTCGCTAACCGCGAAAAAATTGCTGGTCTGTTGCGCTTTGCTTCCACCCATACCGATACCGCTACTCAAGAGCATGCCTTGGCAGATTACGTTGAGCGCATGAAGGAAGGCCAGAAGAAGATTTACTATGTGGTGGCAGATAGCTTTAATGCTGCTAAAAACAGTCCGCATCTGGAGATCTTCCGTAAAAAAGGTATTGAAGTTCTCCTGCTATCGGATCGTATTGATGAGTGGTTAATGAGCCATCTCACCGAGTTTGATGGTAAATCTTTTGCTGATGTGGCAAAAGGCGAGCTAGACCTTGGCGATGTGGAAGACGAGGCCGAGAAGAAAGCGCAAGAAGAGACGGCCAAGGCTAAGGAAGACCTTGTGAAGCGCGTTAAAGAGGCGCTCGGCGACGGTGTGCAGGAAGTTAAAATCACCCATCGCTTGACTGACTCTCCGGCCTGCGTCGTTCTTCCGGAGCATGAGATGGGCTACCAAATGCGCCGCATTATGGAAGCCGCTGGACAAAAAATGCCAGAAGTAAAGCCGATTTTAGAGCTGAACCCTGAGCATGCTCTGGTTGCACGCTTGGAAAATTCTGAAGGCGACCTGTTTGGTCAACTAGCTCACATTTTGTTGGATCAGGCGATTATCGCAGAGGGCGGGCAGTTGGACGATCCTGCTGCCTACGTTAAGCGGCTCAACAGTGTATTAACTGCCTGA
- a CDS encoding NAD(P)H-dependent glycerol-3-phosphate dehydrogenase: MAEQRINVAVLGGGSFGTALASIAADNGANVRQWMRDEALVTQINQEHRNGRYLPNYAINPAVQASTHLQAVLENAELVLIAIPSKAFRSVVQAAKPWLTSTQILVSTTKGIEQDSFLLMSQVLEQETGFSHIGVIAGPNLASEIADKQLTATVIASADSLTRTRVQQALGCRYFRVYASNDRHGVELGGALKNIYAIAAGMAAALGMGENTRSMLMTRALAEMSRFAVAQGANPMTFLGLAGVGDLIVTCSSNLSRNYRVGFAMGEGRSLEDAVSALGQVAEGVNTVKLVCEKAREEGVYMPLAEGLNRVLFEGVPAQEMARTLMMGEQSSDVEFILPREAVQQAHRNNGGWHE, translated from the coding sequence ATGGCTGAACAGCGGATCAATGTCGCGGTACTGGGTGGCGGCAGTTTTGGCACTGCCTTGGCTAGCATTGCGGCGGATAACGGCGCCAACGTGCGTCAGTGGATGCGCGACGAAGCGCTGGTGACACAAATTAATCAAGAGCACCGCAATGGACGCTATTTGCCGAATTACGCCATTAACCCGGCGGTACAAGCATCCACTCATTTGCAGGCAGTGCTGGAAAACGCCGAATTGGTGTTGATTGCGATACCCTCCAAGGCATTTCGTAGCGTTGTACAAGCCGCGAAGCCATGGCTTACATCTACGCAAATTTTAGTCAGCACTACGAAAGGTATCGAGCAAGACAGCTTTTTATTGATGAGTCAGGTGCTTGAGCAAGAGACTGGATTTTCCCATATTGGTGTTATTGCTGGGCCTAACCTGGCATCTGAAATAGCGGACAAGCAGTTAACCGCTACGGTAATTGCCAGTGCCGATTCCCTTACCCGCACTCGGGTGCAGCAGGCGCTCGGCTGTCGCTATTTTCGGGTATATGCAAGCAATGACCGGCACGGGGTTGAGCTTGGTGGTGCGCTTAAAAATATTTATGCCATTGCCGCCGGTATGGCCGCAGCGTTGGGGATGGGCGAGAACACGCGCAGTATGCTAATGACTCGTGCCCTGGCTGAAATGAGTCGTTTTGCGGTAGCGCAAGGGGCTAATCCGATGACGTTTTTGGGGTTGGCTGGGGTGGGTGATTTGATTGTTACCTGCTCGTCCAATTTATCCCGGAACTATCGAGTCGGCTTTGCTATGGGGGAAGGGCGCAGCCTTGAGGATGCTGTTTCAGCGCTTGGGCAGGTGGCTGAGGGGGTGAATACAGTTAAGCTGGTGTGTGAAAAGGCCCGAGAAGAGGGGGTTTACATGCCGCTCGCGGAGGGGTTAAACCGCGTACTGTTTGAAGGGGTTCCCGCTCAAGAGATGGCGAGAACGCTGATGATGGGTGAGCAAAGTAGCGATGTAGAGTTTATCCTGCCCCGTGAAGCGGTTCAGCAGGCGCACCGCAATAACGGAGGGTGGCATGAGTAG
- a CDS encoding SixA phosphatase family protein: MRHGEAAPGFPDQSRLLTPHGELEADSMARWLALRVEQGELPQPKLYASPYARAQQTAQRFSEALGVPLYTLDFITPDDSPSVVNDWLLSQPEDETILLVSHMPLVGELAGLLMEGARSRGVGFPTAAIAELEAEVWAAGCAQLKYFTQPSQLL; this comes from the coding sequence ATGCGCCATGGCGAAGCCGCCCCTGGATTTCCTGATCAGTCTCGATTGCTTACTCCCCATGGGGAACTCGAAGCCGATAGCATGGCACGCTGGTTGGCGTTACGTGTTGAGCAAGGTGAACTGCCGCAACCCAAGCTATATGCAAGCCCCTATGCGCGCGCGCAGCAAACGGCTCAGCGCTTTAGTGAGGCTCTGGGAGTACCGCTATACACCCTGGATTTTATTACGCCAGATGATTCCCCCTCGGTAGTAAACGATTGGCTGCTGAGCCAACCTGAAGATGAAACGATTCTGCTGGTTAGCCATATGCCACTGGTGGGCGAGTTGGCGGGCTTGTTGATGGAGGGGGCGCGGAGTCGGGGAGTAGGGTTTCCCACTGCTGCCATCGCAGAGCTGGAGGCGGAAGTCTGGGCGGCAGGCTGCGCGCAGCTTAAATACTTTACCCAGCCCAGCCAACTGCTTTAA
- the gatB gene encoding Asp-tRNA(Asn)/Glu-tRNA(Gln) amidotransferase subunit GatB, whose product MQWETVIGLEVHVQLATRSKIFSGASTAFGAEPNTQACAVDLGLPGVLPVLNEQAVAMAVQFGLAIHADIPEVSVFDRKNYFYPDLPKGYQTSQMYHPIVGAGEVEITLDDNTTKCIRIHHAHLEEDAGKSLHEDFHGMTGIDLNRAGTPLLEIVSEPDMRNAKEAAAYLKAIHSIVTYLGISDGNMAEGSMRCDVNVSVRPKGQEAFGTRAEIKNVNSFRFVERAIAFEVERQIELIEDGGTVVQETRLFDPERDETRSMRTKEEANDYRYFPCPDLLPVVLDQAYLEHLRSQLPELPADKRARFQTELGLSAYDASVLSASREMAEFFEEVHRVCGDAKQAANWVQGELAGALNRESLSIQNSPISAQQLGGLISRVLDDTINGKAAKQVFQALWNGQGSSADEVIEAKGLKQVTDTGAIEAMIDQVIAESPAQVAQYRDSEPEKRGKMIGYFVGQVMKASRGTANPQQVNGVLKAKLDALL is encoded by the coding sequence ATGCAATGGGAAACTGTGATCGGGCTGGAAGTCCACGTTCAGCTCGCGACACGCTCGAAGATCTTCTCCGGCGCCTCCACTGCCTTTGGTGCAGAGCCAAACACCCAGGCCTGCGCCGTTGATCTTGGTCTGCCTGGTGTTTTGCCAGTGCTCAACGAGCAGGCCGTCGCCATGGCAGTACAGTTTGGTTTGGCAATTCACGCCGATATTCCTGAAGTATCAGTGTTTGATCGCAAAAATTACTTCTACCCTGACCTGCCCAAAGGCTACCAAACCAGCCAGATGTACCATCCCATTGTGGGCGCTGGCGAAGTAGAAATCACCCTGGATGACAACACCACCAAGTGTATTCGCATCCACCATGCCCACCTTGAGGAAGACGCCGGCAAGTCGTTACATGAAGACTTTCATGGCATGACCGGCATCGACCTGAATCGGGCAGGCACACCTCTTTTAGAAATCGTATCCGAGCCAGATATGCGCAACGCCAAAGAGGCCGCGGCTTATCTAAAAGCGATTCACTCCATCGTCACCTACTTGGGTATTTCCGACGGCAATATGGCCGAAGGCTCTATGCGCTGCGATGTTAACGTTTCAGTTCGCCCTAAAGGCCAGGAAGCTTTTGGCACTCGTGCTGAAATCAAAAATGTTAACTCGTTCCGTTTCGTCGAGCGAGCAATTGCTTTTGAGGTTGAACGTCAAATCGAGCTAATCGAAGATGGCGGCACAGTCGTTCAAGAGACTCGCCTGTTCGACCCAGAGCGCGACGAAACCCGCAGCATGCGCACCAAGGAAGAGGCCAACGACTATCGCTACTTCCCTTGCCCAGATCTACTGCCCGTCGTGCTTGATCAAGCCTATCTAGAGCATTTGCGCAGCCAGCTACCCGAGCTGCCCGCCGACAAGCGTGCACGCTTCCAAACAGAGCTTGGCCTGTCGGCCTACGACGCGAGCGTGCTTTCTGCCAGCCGTGAAATGGCTGAATTTTTCGAGGAAGTACACCGGGTATGTGGCGATGCCAAGCAGGCTGCCAACTGGGTACAAGGCGAGCTTGCAGGCGCTCTCAACCGAGAGAGCCTGAGCATTCAGAACAGTCCCATTTCCGCCCAGCAACTCGGCGGGCTGATTAGCCGGGTATTAGACGACACCATCAACGGAAAAGCAGCAAAGCAGGTCTTCCAGGCACTCTGGAATGGCCAAGGCAGCAGCGCCGATGAAGTGATAGAAGCCAAAGGCTTAAAGCAGGTGACCGATACAGGCGCAATTGAAGCCATGATCGATCAGGTGATCGCTGAAAGCCCTGCCCAGGTGGCCCAATACCGCGATTCCGAGCCAGAAAAGCGCGGTAAGATGATTGGCTACTTTGTGGGGCAGGTGATGAAAGCATCCCGCGGCACTGCTAATCCGCAGCAGGTCAATGGCGTGCTAAAAGCGAAGCTGGATGCACTTTTATAA
- the gatA gene encoding Asp-tRNA(Asn)/Glu-tRNA(Gln) amidotransferase subunit GatA — protein sequence MHDKTVTQLAAALKSGEFSSRELTSHFLQRIEQADGKLNSFITVTAEQALKQAEAADQLRAAGNASALTGIPLALKDIFCTQGVKTSCGSKMLDNFIAPYNATVVEKLSAAGTISLGKTNMDEFAMGSSNENSYFGAVKNPWDLSAVPGGSSGGSAAAVAAGLVPAAMGTDTGGSIRQPAAFCGITGLKPTYGRVSRYGIIAYASSLDQAGPMARSAEDCAHLLNVIAGHDVRDSTSVARGVPDYTETLNAPLSGLKIGLPKEYFGDGLDPEVEKAVRDAVKVYESLGATVREVSLPHTHYAIPAYYVIAPAEASSNLSRYDGVRFGHRCDAPADLIDLYTRSRAEGFGEEVKRRILIGTHTLSEGFFDAYYTKAQKVRRLIRQDFLDAFEDVDVLMGPASPTPAFDLGAKKDPVSMYLQDIYTIAVNLAGIPGISVPAGFAAGRPVGLQILGTHFAEAQLLNVAHQFQQATDWHLKLPAFAEENA from the coding sequence ATGCATGATAAAACCGTCACCCAACTGGCCGCCGCACTTAAAAGCGGTGAGTTTTCCAGTCGCGAGCTTACTTCGCACTTTTTACAACGCATTGAGCAAGCCGATGGCAAGCTTAATAGCTTTATTACCGTTACCGCCGAACAAGCGCTCAAACAAGCCGAAGCTGCCGACCAACTACGCGCAGCAGGCAATGCCAGCGCGTTAACCGGCATACCGCTTGCCTTGAAAGATATTTTTTGCACCCAAGGCGTGAAAACCAGCTGCGGCTCGAAAATGCTCGATAACTTTATCGCGCCTTACAATGCTACGGTGGTTGAAAAGCTCAGTGCAGCGGGCACTATCAGTCTGGGTAAAACCAATATGGATGAGTTCGCCATGGGCTCATCCAACGAAAACAGCTACTTTGGTGCGGTAAAAAACCCCTGGGACCTCTCAGCAGTTCCCGGCGGAAGCTCTGGCGGCAGCGCAGCAGCGGTAGCTGCAGGGCTTGTACCTGCCGCCATGGGCACCGACACAGGCGGCTCGATTCGCCAACCAGCAGCGTTTTGTGGCATCACGGGTTTAAAACCTACCTATGGCCGCGTATCCCGCTATGGCATCATCGCCTACGCTTCAAGCCTTGACCAGGCCGGCCCGATGGCACGCAGTGCCGAAGACTGTGCCCATCTGCTCAATGTCATCGCTGGACACGACGTGCGCGACTCCACCAGCGTGGCCCGCGGCGTTCCCGATTACACCGAAACCCTTAATGCGCCACTGTCAGGGCTTAAAATAGGCCTGCCTAAAGAGTACTTCGGTGACGGACTTGATCCTGAGGTAGAAAAAGCCGTACGCGATGCAGTGAAGGTGTATGAATCCCTAGGTGCTACGGTGCGGGAGGTCAGCCTGCCTCACACCCACTATGCGATTCCGGCTTACTACGTGATTGCACCGGCCGAGGCATCTTCGAACCTTTCACGCTACGACGGCGTGCGTTTTGGCCATCGCTGCGACGCACCAGCTGACCTTATCGATCTCTACACCCGCTCCCGGGCCGAGGGCTTCGGTGAAGAAGTTAAGCGCCGCATCCTGATTGGCACTCACACGCTGTCTGAAGGCTTTTTCGACGCTTACTACACAAAAGCTCAAAAAGTACGTCGCCTAATCCGCCAAGATTTCCTTGACGCGTTTGAGGACGTGGATGTACTGATGGGACCAGCCTCGCCCACTCCTGCCTTTGATCTTGGCGCTAAAAAAGATCCGGTGTCGATGTACCTGCAAGATATCTACACTATCGCCGTCAACCTAGCGGGTATTCCAGGTATCAGCGTTCCAGCAGGCTTTGCAGCAGGACGCCCAGTAGGCTTACAAATACTCGGTACCCACTTTGCAGAAGCTCAGCTACTCAACGTGGCGCACCAGTTCCAACAGGCCACAGACTGGCACTTAAAACTTCCCGCTTTTGCCGAGGAGAACGCCTAA
- the gatC gene encoding Asp-tRNA(Asn)/Glu-tRNA(Gln) amidotransferase subunit GatC, with product MALEDSHVRRAAHLARIAVSDDQASGFVDDLSRILDMVDQLQSIDTEGVMPLAHPLDATQRLRADEVTETNQRDNFQRCAPAVEEGLYLVPRVVE from the coding sequence ATGGCGCTTGAAGACTCTCATGTGCGCCGGGCCGCGCACTTGGCCCGAATCGCCGTCAGCGATGACCAAGCCAGTGGCTTTGTGGACGATCTAAGCCGCATCCTGGACATGGTCGACCAGCTACAAAGCATTGATACCGAGGGTGTTATGCCACTTGCACACCCACTGGATGCTACCCAACGCCTGCGTGCTGACGAGGTAACGGAAACCAATCAGCGTGATAATTTCCAGCGCTGTGCCCCTGCGGTGGAAGAGGGCCTCTATCTTGTACCGCGTGTAGTGGAATAA
- a CDS encoding rod shape-determining protein: MFKRLRGLFSSDLSIDLGTANTLIYVRGRGIVLDEPSVVAIRQSGNMRSVASVGADAKRMLGRTPGNITAIRPMKDGVIADFTVTEQMLQHFIRKVHQSTFLTPSPRVLVCVPCMSTQVERRAIRESAEGAGAREVFLIEEPMAAAIGAGLPVEEAQGSMVVDIGGGTTEIAIISLNGVVYSESIRVGGDRFDEAITAYVRRHYGSLIGEATAERIKEEIGCAYPGGELREIDVRGRNLAEGIPRSFTLNSHEILEALQETLASIVAAVKSVLEQSPPELASDIAERGLVLTGGGALLRDLDKLIAEETGLPVIVAEDPLTCVARGGGKALEMIDQHTFELLSSD, encoded by the coding sequence ATGTTCAAACGTCTGAGGGGGCTGTTTTCCAGCGATCTATCGATCGACTTGGGTACGGCCAACACACTGATTTATGTACGCGGTCGTGGCATCGTCCTTGACGAGCCATCCGTGGTCGCCATTCGCCAGTCTGGCAATATGCGCAGCGTGGCATCTGTAGGTGCTGATGCAAAGCGTATGCTTGGCCGTACGCCAGGCAATATTACCGCTATCCGCCCAATGAAAGACGGCGTTATCGCCGACTTTACCGTTACCGAGCAGATGCTTCAGCACTTTATCCGTAAAGTCCATCAGAGCACTTTTCTCACGCCAAGCCCAAGGGTTTTGGTGTGTGTGCCTTGTATGTCTACCCAGGTTGAGCGACGTGCTATTCGCGAATCTGCGGAAGGGGCAGGTGCTCGAGAAGTGTTTCTGATCGAAGAGCCCATGGCAGCCGCGATTGGTGCCGGGCTTCCCGTTGAGGAAGCGCAAGGCTCGATGGTGGTGGATATCGGTGGTGGTACTACAGAAATTGCCATTATTTCATTGAATGGTGTGGTTTATTCAGAGTCTATCCGCGTAGGCGGTGACCGCTTTGATGAGGCGATCACCGCCTACGTGCGCCGTCACTACGGTAGCCTAATTGGCGAAGCCACTGCCGAACGCATTAAAGAAGAAATCGGCTGTGCTTACCCCGGTGGTGAGCTGCGTGAAATTGATGTTCGCGGGCGTAACTTGGCTGAAGGTATTCCACGTAGCTTTACGCTCAACTCTCACGAGATTCTAGAAGCGCTACAGGAAACGCTCGCATCTATTGTTGCAGCGGTGAAGAGCGTACTAGAGCAGTCTCCGCCAGAGCTGGCCTCCGACATCGCCGAGCGCGGTTTAGTATTAACCGGTGGTGGCGCGCTGTTACGCGATCTCGACAAGCTGATTGCCGAAGAGACAGGGTTGCCGGTGATTGTGGCGGAAGATCCGCTCACTTGTGTAGCGCGTGGTGGTGGTAAAGCGCTTGAAATGATTGATCAGCATACGTTTGAGTTGCTGTCGAGCGACTGA